In Felis catus isolate Fca126 chromosome A2, F.catus_Fca126_mat1.0, whole genome shotgun sequence, the following proteins share a genomic window:
- the MON1A gene encoding vacuolar fusion protein MON1 homolog A isoform X1 has translation MAADMQRKRSSECPDGTLAPSDGQSMERAESPTPGLAQGMEPGAGQEGAMFVHARSYEDLTESEDGAASGDSPKEGVGGPPPLPADMRQISQDFSELSTQLTGVARDLQEEMLPGSSEDWPEPSGAAGRPATEPPREGTGEGDEEEAAEAWRLHQKHVFVLSEAGKPVYSRYGSEEALSSTMGVMVALVSFLEADKNAIRSIHADGYKVVFVRRSPLVLVAVARTRQSAQELAQELLYIYYQILSLLTGAQLSHIFQQKQNYDLRRLLSGSERITDNLLQLMARDPSFLMGAARCLPLAAAVRDAVSASLQQARARSLVFSILLARNQLVALVRRKDQFLHPIDLHLLFNLISSSSSFREGEAWTPVCLPKFNAAGFFHAHISYLEPDTDLCLLLVSTDREDFFAVSDCRRRFQERLRKRGAHLALREALRTPYYSVAQVGIPDLRHFLYKSKSSGLFTSPEIEAPYTSEEEQERLLGLYQYLHSRAHNASRPLKTIYYTGPNENLLAWVTGAFELYMCYSPLGTKASAVSAIHKLMRWIRKEEDRLFILTPLTY, from the exons ATGGCTGCTGACatgcagaggaagaggagcagCGAATGCCCCGATGGCACCCTGGCTCCTTCTGATGGGCAGAGTATGGAGAGAGCTGAGAGCCCCACACCAGGACTGGCTCAGGGAATGGAGCCAG GTGCTGGGCAGGAGGGTGCCATGTTCGTCCATGCCCGTTCCTATGAGGACCTGACTGAATCGGAGGATGGGGCAGCTTCTGGGGACAGCCCCAAGGAGGGTGTTGGGGGTCCTCCACCACTGCCTGCAGACATGCGACAGATCAGCCAGGACTTCAGCGAGCTGAGCACCCAACTGACAGGTGTGGCCCGAGACCTGCAGGAGGAGATGCTGCCAGGAAGCTCTGAGGACTGGCCAGAGCCTTCAGGGGCAGCTGGGCGGCCAGCCACAGAACCCCCCAGGGAGGGCACAGGCGAGGGGGATGAGGAGGAGGCTGCTGAGGCATGGCGACTGCACCAGAAGCACGTCTTTGTGCTGAGCGAGGCGGGGAAGCCTGTGTACTCCCGCTATGGGTCAGAGGAGGCACTTTCCAGCACCATGGGTGTCATGGTGGCCCTGGTGTCCTTCCTGGAGGCAGACAAGAACGCCATTCGTTCTATCCACGCAG ATGGCTACAAGGTAGTATTCGTGCGCCGGAGCCCACTGGTGTTGGTGGCAGTGGCGCGCACGCGGCAATCGGCGCAGGAACTGGCGCAGGAGCTGCTCTACATCTACTACCAGATCCTGAGCCTTCTTACCGGTGCCCAGCTGAGCCACATCTTCCAGCAGAAGCAGAACTACGACCTGCGGCGCCTGCTCTCGGGCTCGGAGCGCATCACCGACAACCTGCTGCAGCTCATGGCGCGAGACCCCAGCTTCCTCATGGGGGCAGCGCGCTGCTTGCCCCTGGCTGCGGCCGTGCGCGACGCGGTGAGTGCCAGCCTGCAGCAGGCGCGAGCGCGCAGCCTTGTCTTCTCCATCCTGCTGGCACGCAACCAGCTGGTGGCGCTCGTGCGCCGCAAGGACCAATTCCTGCACCCTATCGACCTGCACCTGCTCTTCAATCTCATAAGTTCCTCTTCATCCTTCCGTGAGGGAGAAGCCTGGACGCCTGTGTGCCTACCCAAATTTAATGCAGCCGGCTTCTTCCATGCACACATCTCTTACCTGGAGCCTGACACCGACCTCTGCTTGTTGCTCGTCTCCACCGACCGGGAGGACTTCTTTGCAGTCTCTGACTGCCGCCGCCGCTTTCAGGAGCGCCTGCGGAAGCGTGGAGCCCACCTGGCGCTGCGAGAGGCACTGCGCACGCCCTACTACAGTGTTGCCCAAGTGGGCATCCCGGACCTGCGCCACTTCCTCTATAAATCAAAGAGCTCCGGACTCTTCACCAG CCCTGAGATTGAGGCCCCGTACACCAGTGAAGAGGAGCAGGAGCGGCTGCTGGGCCTCTACCAATACCTGCACAGCCGGGCCCACAATGCCTCCCGCCCACTCAAGACCATCTACTACACGGGCCCCAATGAGAACCTCCTGGCCTGG GTGACAGGTGCCTTTGAGCTCTACATGTGCTACAGCCCCCTGGGGACCAAGGCATCTGCTGTCAGTGCCATCCATAAGCTGATGCGCTGGATCCGCAAAGAAGAAGATCGCCTCTTCATCCTCACACCCCTCACCTACTGA
- the MON1A gene encoding vacuolar fusion protein MON1 homolog A isoform X2 has translation MAADMQRKRSSECPDGTLAPSDGQSMERAESPTPGLAQGMEPDGYKVVFVRRSPLVLVAVARTRQSAQELAQELLYIYYQILSLLTGAQLSHIFQQKQNYDLRRLLSGSERITDNLLQLMARDPSFLMGAARCLPLAAAVRDAVSASLQQARARSLVFSILLARNQLVALVRRKDQFLHPIDLHLLFNLISSSSSFREGEAWTPVCLPKFNAAGFFHAHISYLEPDTDLCLLLVSTDREDFFAVSDCRRRFQERLRKRGAHLALREALRTPYYSVAQVGIPDLRHFLYKSKSSGLFTSPEIEAPYTSEEEQERLLGLYQYLHSRAHNASRPLKTIYYTGPNENLLAWVTGAFELYMCYSPLGTKASAVSAIHKLMRWIRKEEDRLFILTPLTY, from the exons ATGGCTGCTGACatgcagaggaagaggagcagCGAATGCCCCGATGGCACCCTGGCTCCTTCTGATGGGCAGAGTATGGAGAGAGCTGAGAGCCCCACACCAGGACTGGCTCAGGGAATGGAGCCAG ATGGCTACAAGGTAGTATTCGTGCGCCGGAGCCCACTGGTGTTGGTGGCAGTGGCGCGCACGCGGCAATCGGCGCAGGAACTGGCGCAGGAGCTGCTCTACATCTACTACCAGATCCTGAGCCTTCTTACCGGTGCCCAGCTGAGCCACATCTTCCAGCAGAAGCAGAACTACGACCTGCGGCGCCTGCTCTCGGGCTCGGAGCGCATCACCGACAACCTGCTGCAGCTCATGGCGCGAGACCCCAGCTTCCTCATGGGGGCAGCGCGCTGCTTGCCCCTGGCTGCGGCCGTGCGCGACGCGGTGAGTGCCAGCCTGCAGCAGGCGCGAGCGCGCAGCCTTGTCTTCTCCATCCTGCTGGCACGCAACCAGCTGGTGGCGCTCGTGCGCCGCAAGGACCAATTCCTGCACCCTATCGACCTGCACCTGCTCTTCAATCTCATAAGTTCCTCTTCATCCTTCCGTGAGGGAGAAGCCTGGACGCCTGTGTGCCTACCCAAATTTAATGCAGCCGGCTTCTTCCATGCACACATCTCTTACCTGGAGCCTGACACCGACCTCTGCTTGTTGCTCGTCTCCACCGACCGGGAGGACTTCTTTGCAGTCTCTGACTGCCGCCGCCGCTTTCAGGAGCGCCTGCGGAAGCGTGGAGCCCACCTGGCGCTGCGAGAGGCACTGCGCACGCCCTACTACAGTGTTGCCCAAGTGGGCATCCCGGACCTGCGCCACTTCCTCTATAAATCAAAGAGCTCCGGACTCTTCACCAG CCCTGAGATTGAGGCCCCGTACACCAGTGAAGAGGAGCAGGAGCGGCTGCTGGGCCTCTACCAATACCTGCACAGCCGGGCCCACAATGCCTCCCGCCCACTCAAGACCATCTACTACACGGGCCCCAATGAGAACCTCCTGGCCTGG GTGACAGGTGCCTTTGAGCTCTACATGTGCTACAGCCCCCTGGGGACCAAGGCATCTGCTGTCAGTGCCATCCATAAGCTGATGCGCTGGATCCGCAAAGAAGAAGATCGCCTCTTCATCCTCACACCCCTCACCTACTGA